A window of Verrucomicrobiota bacterium contains these coding sequences:
- a CDS encoding EVE domain-containing protein, producing MNYWLMKSEPDVFSLQDLARVGQEPWDGIRNYQARNFMRDEMKPGDLALFYHSNTKPPGVAGVARIASTAYPDATQFDPASPYFDLKSKREAPRWILVDVAFVAEFPHYLPLEEMKEDPALEDLLILRKGNRLSITPVEAKDFQRVCRLGGLKKLPK from the coding sequence ATGAACTACTGGCTCATGAAAAGCGAACCGGATGTCTTCTCGCTCCAAGATTTGGCCCGAGTCGGGCAGGAACCTTGGGACGGCATTCGCAACTACCAAGCTCGCAACTTCATGCGTGATGAAATGAAACCGGGCGACCTGGCGCTCTTTTACCATTCCAACACCAAACCTCCGGGCGTGGCTGGGGTGGCCAGAATTGCCAGCACCGCCTACCCCGATGCCACCCAGTTCGATCCGGCCTCGCCTTACTTCGACCTCAAGTCCAAGCGGGAGGCCCCGCGTTGGATTTTGGTGGACGTCGCCTTCGTGGCCGAGTTTCCCCACTACTTGCCCCTCGAAGAGATGAAAGAAGATCCCGCCCTGGAAGACCTGCTCATTCTCCGAAAGGGAAATCGTCTCTCCATCACCCCGGTCGAGGCGAAAGACTTCCAGCGTGTCTGCCGACTCGGCGGATTGAAAAAGCTGCCGAAGTAA